Proteins encoded within one genomic window of Theobroma cacao cultivar B97-61/B2 chromosome 7, Criollo_cocoa_genome_V2, whole genome shotgun sequence:
- the LOC18594353 gene encoding probable leucine-rich repeat receptor-like serine/threonine-protein kinase At3g14840: MFFLRPAAFASIFIVCCLTTIASGATLPHDEEEALKSIAKTLGKTNWNFEVDPCSRHSSWVEVEDLKDYDNNVTCDCSFSNNTTCHVVNIRLKAQNLSGTLPPELVRLPFLQEIDLSRNYLNGTIPPKWGSMQLVNISLLGNRLTGPIPKELANISTLTILVVEENQLSGTLPAELGHLPSIEKMQLGSNNFSGELPTTFARLTTMKDFRIADSNFTGKIPDFIFKNWTKLEKLFIQASGLSGPIPDIALQNLTDLRISDLNGGEATFPQLDLPKLTRLILRSCNLIGQLPDSIGALTKVKILDLSFNRLSGDIPPALSALTDLDNLFLNGNMFTGPVPPWILETKQEMDLSYNNFSLTVPDCQQKGVNLFASTPRITNSGIVPCLRSFKCPAEPLHSLYINCGGRKVPVHGITYEDDSNRAGPSTFVLSSNSWAFSTTGVFLDDAGDRDNLILSNAQVSMSDLELYTTARLSPGSLTYYAFCLKNHSTYNVSLHFAEIQFTDGKTFSSLGRRVFDVYIQGKRELKDFNIKDEAGGVGKPILKNFTVNVTDGTLEIRLHWAGKGSTSVPTRGAYGPLISAISIVDPAYKPSPENGGGISAGIVVGSVAGAAFAVFLIGGILWWYGFLRPKSTLERDLKGLELQTNSFTLRQIKAATNNFDAANKIGEGGFGPVYKGILADGTVIAVKQLSAKSRQGNREFVTEIGMISALQHPHLVKLYGCCIEGDQLLLIYEYLENNSLARALFGPKEFQLKLDWPTRRRICIGIARGLAHLHEESRLKIVHRDIKATNVLLDKNLNPKISDFGLAKLDEEDNTHISTRIAGTYGYMAPEYAMHGHLTDKADVYSFGIVALEIVSGRCNTQNRSKQESFYLLDWAHVLKEKGSLLDLVDPRIGSDRNIEEVMVMIDVAFLCTNPTAAARPSMSSVVSMLEGNTVVQELITDSSISTKRLNAEAVNMLYQQMNENDEENSQTKSMFGDGPWTTSSSVVDLYPVSLTSDYWKNRDSTN; this comes from the exons ATGTTCTTTCTTCGACCTGCTGCTTTCGCTTCAATATTCATTGTCTGTTGCCTGACAACGATAGCATCTGGAGCTACACTTCCACATGATGAAG AGGAAGCTTTGAAAAGCATAGCGAAAACGTTAGGGAAGACGAACTGGAACTTTGAAGTTGATCCATGCAGTAGACACAGCAGTTGGGTTGAGGTAGAAGATTTGAAAGACTACGATAATAATGTCACCTGTGATTGCTCCTTCTCCAATAACACTACCTGCCATGTCGTTAACAT ACGGCTCAAGGCACAAAATCTGTCAGGTACTCTTCCACCAGAACTGGTCAGGCTCCCATTTCTCCAAGAAAT TGACCTTAGTCGCAACTACCTTAATGGCACGATTCCTCCAAAATGGGGTTCTATGCAACTTGTAAACAT TTCCCTTCTTGGAAATCGTTTAACAGGTCCAATCCCAAAAGAGCTGGCAAACATAAGCACTCTTACCATCTT AGTCGTTGAGGAAAATCAACTCTCGGGAACTTTGCCTGCTGAGCTTGGGCATCTACCCAGCATTGAGAAAAT GCAACTTGGTTCCAACAATTTTAGTGGAGAATTGCCTACAACATTTGCTAGGCTGACTACAATGAAGGACTT TCGAATTGCTGACAGCAACTTCACAGGAAAGATTCCCGACTTCATATTCAAGAATTGGACAAAACTTGAAAAACT ATTTATTCAGGCAAGTGGTTTGAGTGGGCCAATTCCAGACATTGCTTTGCAAAATTTAACTGACTT GAGAATTAGTGACTTGAATGGAGGTGAAGCAACTTTTCCACAGCTTGATCTGCCTAAATTGACGAGACT GATATTGAGGAGTTGCAATCTCATCGGACAGCTACCTGATTCTATTGGGGCATTGACGAAAGTAAAGATCTT AGATCTCAGCTTTAACAGACTCAGTGGAGATATTCCGCCTGCTCTTTCTGCTCTTACAGATTTGGATAACTT GTTTTTAAATGGAAACATGTTTACTGGACCAGTCCCTCCATGGATTTTGGaaacaaaacaagaaat GGATCTTTCATATAACAACTTCTCACTTACAGTACCAGATTGTCAACAAAAAGGAGT GAACTTGTTTGCAAGCACTCCAAGGATCACTAACTC AGGAATTGTTCCATGTTTGCGAAGCTTTAAGTGTCCAGCAGAAC CTTTGCACTCGCTTTATATAAACTGTGGAGGGAGAAAAGTACCTGTTCATGGTATCACCTATGAAGATGATTCTAATAGAGCTGGTCCTTCAACATTTGTCCTAAGTTCAAATTCTTGGGCATTTAGCACCACCGGTGTTTTCTTGGATGATGCTGGTGATCGTGACAACTTAATTTTGAGCAATGCACAAGTTTCTATGAGTGATCTTGAACTGTACACAACTGCACGGCTTTCACCTGGCTCTTTGACTTACTACGCATTCTGTCTGAAAAATCATAGCACATACAACGTAAGCCTCCATTTTGCGGAGATACAGTTCACTGATGGCAAAACATTCAGCAGCTTAGGGAGACGGGTATTTGATGTTTACATTCAg GGAAAGCGGGAGCTGAAGGATTTCAATATTAAGGATGAAGCAGGGGGAGTTGGCAAACcaattctaaaaaattttaccGTAAATGTGACTGATGGTACTTTGGAGATCCGTTTGCATTGGGCTGGAAAAGGTTCAACTTCCGTTCCTACGAGAGGGGCTTACGGTCCTCTTATCTCAGCAATATCTATTGTTGATCCTG CTTATAAACCTTCACCAGAAAATGGGGGTGGTATCTCTGCCGGCATCGTGGTTGGAAGTGTGGCTGGTGCAGCATTCGCTGTCTTCCTGATTGGGGGTATCCTTTGGTGGTACGGATTTTTAAGACCAAAGAGTACACTCGAACGAG ATCTAAAAGGTCTAGAGTTGCAGACCAATTCCTTTACCTTGAGGCAAATTAAAGCTGCCACAAACAACTTTGATGCTGCTAATAAGATTGGCGAAGGTGGTTTCGGTCCTGTTTACAAG GGCATTCTGGCAGATGGCACGGTAATTGCTGTTAAGCAGCTATCTGCTAAATCAAGGCAAGGAAACCGTGAGTTTGTGACTGAGATTGGCATGATTTCAGCTCTACAACATCCTCATCTGGTAAAGCTGTATGGATGTTGCATCGAAGGAGATCAATTGCTGCTTATATATGAGTACCTGGAAAACAACAGCCTTGCTCGTGCATTGTTTG GCCCGAAAGAATTCCAGTTGAAATTAGACTGGCCAACAAGACGGAGGATCTGCATTGGCATTGCAAGAGGTTTAGCCCATCTCCATGAAGAGTCAAGGTTGAAGATTGTACATAGAGATATTAAGGCCACAAATGTGTTGCTTGATAAGAATCTGAACCCAAAAATATCTGACTTCGGTTTGGCCAAACTTGATGAAGAGGATAATACCCACATTAGCACCCGAATTGCTGGAACTTA TGGCTATATGGCTCCTGAATATGCAATGCATGGTCATTTAACTGACAAAGCAGATGTATATAGCTTTGGGATCGTGGCTCTTGAAATTGTTAGTGGCAGGTGCAACACTCAAAATCGGTCAAAGCAAGAATCTTTCTACCTCCTTGATTGG gCTCATGTTTTGAAGGAGAAAGGGAGCTTGTTGGATTTAGTTGATCCAAGGATAGGCTCTGATCGCAACATAGAAGAGGTGATGGTAATGATTGATGTGGCTTTCCTATGCACTAATCCCACTGCTGCAGCTAGGCCTTCCATGTCTTCTGTGGTGAGCATGCTTGAAGGCAATACTGTTGTTCAGGAGTTGATTACGGATTCAAGTATTTCTACGAAAAGGTTAAATGCAGAGGCAGTGAACATGTTGTATCAGCAAATGAACgaaaatgatgaagaaaacaGTCAGACAAAAAGTATGTTCGGAGATGGGCCATGGACTACTTCTTCATCTGTTGTTGATCTCTATCCAGTCAGTTTGACTTCTGATTATTGGAAGAATAGAGATTCgacaaattaa
- the LOC18594350 gene encoding probable leucine-rich repeat receptor-like serine/threonine-protein kinase At3g14840, with protein sequence MFTPRLLLASILVTCCLTTSVFGATLPDDEVQYLRDIAKTLGKTNWNFSVDPCSGEEGWATANPVKGFENAVTCNCSFSNATVCHVVSIVLKAQNLPGTLPKELVKFPYLQEIDLSRNFINGTIPAEWGSMQLVNISLLGNRLSGSIPKELGNITTLTSISAEFNQLSGALPQELGKLPKIQRMLLSSNNFTGDIPETFAKLTTLKDFRISDNHFTGKIPDFIQNWTKLEKLAIQASGLIGPISSSIGALEKLTDLRISDLNGSDATFPPLSSMQKMKILILRSCNLIGQLPEYLGDMTTLKTLDLSFNKLSGEIPTSFSGLVDVDYLYFTRNLLTGSVPSWILEKGDVVDLSYNNFTAGSQGTLTCQQRSVNLFASTSRGNTSGTVYCLRSFQCPKSWYSLLINCGGRQVTLGGNTTYEEDTDGSGPSRFFQSRSNWAFSSTGHFLDDDRPTDTYIGTNASKLSMNDSQLYMNARISPISLTYYGFCLGNGNYTVNLHFAEIMFTNDNTYSSLGRRIFDIYLQGKLVQKDFNIEDEAGGVGKAVIKKFPVAVTNSTLEIRFHWAGKGTTGIPVRGVYGPLISAISVNPDFIPPSENTGASSGISVGAVIGIVAGAAFGILLIVVLLWWSGCLRQKSTLEQDLKGLDLKIGSFSLRQIKGATNNFDSANKIGEGGFGPVYKGLLADGTEIAVKQLSAKSKQGNREFVNELGMISALQHPHLVKLYGCCIEGNQLLLIYEYLENNSLARALFGPEERQLKLDWPTRQKICIGIARGLAYLHEESRLKIVHRDIKATNVLLDKHLNPKISDFGLAKLDEEDNTHISTRVAGTFGYMAPEYAMRGYLTDKADVYSFGIVALEIVSGRSNISYRPKEECFHLIDWVLTLKEQGSLLDLVDPRMGSDYNKEEVMAMINVALLCTNATAAARPAMSSVVSMLEGRAAVQELVTDSSNFSDESKSQAMKRLYQHLEEKSAPESQRHSSMSTVGPWTSSSTSAADLYPVTLTSDYWQNRDSSTT encoded by the exons atgttcaCTCCTCGACTTCTTCTAGCTTCAATCCTTGTAACTTGTTGCCTTACAACTTCTGTATTTGGAGCTACACTTCCCGACGatgaag TGCAATACCTGCGTGACATAGCAAAGACACTAGGGAAGACAAACTGGAACTTCAGCGTTGATCCATGCAGTGGAGAAGAAGGGTGGGCTACGGCCAACCCGGTCAAAGGATTCGAAAATGCTGTCACCTGTAATTGCTCCTTCTCCAATGCCACCGTCTGCCATGTCGTTAGCAT AGTTCTCAAGGCACAGAATCTCCCAGGGACTCTCCCAAAAGAATTGGTCAAGTTCCCTTACCTCCAAGAAAT TGACCTCAGCCGCAACTTCATTAATGGCACAATACCTGCAGAGTGGGGTTCCATGCAACTTGTCAACAT TTCTCTTCTTGGAAATCGCTTATCAGGTTCAATCCCAAAAGAGCTAGGAAATATAACTACTCTTACCAGCAT ATCAGCTGAGTTCAATCAGCTTTCAGGAGCTTTGCCTCAAGAGCTTGGGAAACTAcccaaaattcaaagaat GCTTCTTAGCTCTAACAATTTTACTGGGGACATACCCGAAACATTTGCTAAGCTGACCACATTGAAGGACTT TCGGATTAGTGATAACCACTTCACTGGAAAGATTCCTGACTTCATCCAGAATTGGACAAAACTGGAAAAATT AGCAATTCAGGCAAGTGGTCTGATTGGACCAATTTCATCAAGCATTGGTGCTTTGGAAAAATTAACTGACTT GAGAATAAGTGACTTGAATGGAAGTGATGCAACTTTTCCACCACTTAGTAGCATGCAAAAGATGAAGATACT GATATTGAGAAGCTGCAATCTCATTGGACAGTTACCTGAATATCTTGGGGATATGACAACTTTGAAAACCTT AGATCTCAGCTTTAACAAACTCAGTGGAGAAATTCCTACCAGCTTTTCTGGCCTTGTGGATGTGGATTACTT GTATTTTACTAGAAACTTGCTTACTGGATCAGTCCCTTCTTGGATACTGGAAAAAGGAGACGTTGT TGATCTTTCTTATAACAATTTCACAGCTGGAAGCCAAGGGACATTGACTTGTCAACAGCGGAGTGT GAATTTGTTTGCAAGCACTTCACGCGGCAATACCTC GGGAACTGTTTACTGTTTGAGAAGCTTTCAGTGCCCAAAAT CTTGGTACTCTCTCCTTATAAACTGTGGGGGCAGGCAAGTTACTCTTGGTGGAAATACCACATATGAAGAAGATACAGATGGATCTGGGCCTTCAAGATTTTTCCAGAGTAGAAGTAATTGGGCATTTAGCAGCACTGGCCACTTCTTAGATGATGACCGTCCAACAGACACCTATATTGGGACAAAtgcatctaaactatctatgAATGACTCCCAATTGTACATGAATGCACGCATTTCTCCCATTTCTTTGACTTACTATGGATTCTGTCTGGGTAATGGAAACTACACAGTGAACCTCCATTTTGCAGAGATAATGTTCACTAATGACAATACGTATTCCAGCTTGGGAAGGCGCATATTTGATATTTACCTTCAG GGCAAGCTGGTGCAGAAGGATTTTAATATCGAGGATGAAGCAGGTGGAGTTGGTAAGGCAGTCATAAAAAAGTTTCCTGTAGCGGTGACTAATAGTACCTTGGAGATCCGGTTTCATTGGGCCGGAAAAGGGACAACTGGTATTCCTGTTAGAGGAGTTTATGGTCCTCTTATATCAGCTATATCTGTGAATCCTG ATTTCATACCTCCATCAGAAAATACTGGAGCTAGTAGCGGTATATCTGTGGGTGCAGTGATTGGAATTGTAGCTGGAGCAGCATTTGGCATCCTTCTAattgttgttttgctttggTGGAGCGGCTGTTTAAGACAAAAAAGCACATTGGAACAAG ATCTAAAAGGTTTAGACTTGAAGATTGGTTCCTTTAGTTTGAGGCAAATCAAAGGTGCCACAAACAATTTTGATTCTGCTAATAAAATTGGAGAAGGAGGCTTTGGACCTGTTTACAAG GGCCTTCTGGCAGATGGCACTGAAATTGCCGTTAAGCAGTTATCTGCTAAATCAAAGCAAGGAAATCGTGAGTTTGTGAATGAACTTGGCATGATTTCTGCTCTGCAACACCCTCATCTGGTAAAGCTATATGGATGTTGTATAGAAGGAAATCAACTGTTACTGATTTATGAGTACTTGGAAAACAACAGCCTTGCCCGTGCATTGTTTG GTCCAGAAGAAAGACAATTGAAATTAGACTGGCCAACAAGACAGAAGATCTGCATTGGAATAGCGAGAGGTTTGGCATATCTCCATGAAGAATCAAGGTTGAAGATTGTGCATAGAGACATCAAGGCCACAAATGTGTTGCTTGACAAGCATTTAAACCCTAAAATATCAGATTTTGGTTTAGCCAAGCTTGATGAAGAGGATAACACTCACATTAGCACCCGAGTTGCTGGAACTTT TGGCTATATGGCTCCTGAATATGCAATGCGTGGTTATTTGACTGATAAAGCAGATGTTTATAGTTTTGGGATAGTGGCCCTGGAAATTGTTAGTGGGAGGAGCAACATTAGTTACCGTCCGAAGGAAGAATGTTTTCATCTTATTGATTGG GTTCTTACTTTGAAGGAGCAAGGAAGTCTATTGGATCTGGTTGATCCGAGGATGGGCTCCGATTACAACAAAGAGGAGGTGATGGCAATGATCAATGTGGCTCTCCTATGCACCAATGCTACTGCTGCTGCTAGGCCTGCCATGTCCTCGGTGGTGAGCATGCTTGAAGGCAGGGCTGCTGTTCAGGAATTGGTTACAGATTCAAGCAATTTTTCTGATGAATCGAAGTCTCAGGCGATGAAGAGGCTTTACCAGCATCTTGAAGAAAAGAGTGCCCCTGAGAGCCAGAGACACAGTAGCATGTCAACAGTTGGGCCGTGGACTTCTTCCTCTACATCTGCTGCTGATCTCTATCCAGTCACTTTAACTTCTGATTATTGGCAGAACAGAGACTCATCAACAACTTAA